From Bacteroidales bacterium, the proteins below share one genomic window:
- the tatC gene encoding twin-arginine translocase subunit TatC → MTFFDHLEELRWVLIRSAIAVTVAAGAAFIGYKYLFDDILLGPKSPDFFTNRMMCYLSKMLDSPALCINSEPFQLINIDMAGQFNTHISVSMYAGLIIAFPYIIYQLWKFISPALYESERKKARGAVLIISALFIGGVFFGYYFITPFSVDFLGSYYVSNQVLNQINLTSYISLVSSLSLVTGLVFELPILVLFLTKIKILSPAFLKKYRRHAFIVILIIAAIISPPDVLSMTIIAIPLWLLFEVSILLSSRIIKEKPIAS, encoded by the coding sequence ATGACTTTTTTTGACCATCTCGAAGAGTTAAGATGGGTACTTATAAGATCTGCTATTGCAGTTACAGTGGCTGCAGGTGCTGCTTTTATAGGGTACAAATATTTATTTGATGATATTCTACTTGGACCAAAATCTCCCGATTTTTTCACAAATCGCATGATGTGCTATTTGTCTAAGATGTTAGATTCTCCAGCACTTTGTATTAATTCGGAGCCATTTCAACTGATTAATATTGATATGGCAGGACAATTTAATACTCATATATCAGTTTCAATGTATGCCGGTTTGATAATTGCCTTCCCCTATATAATATATCAACTTTGGAAGTTTATTAGTCCAGCCCTTTATGAGAGCGAAAGAAAAAAGGCAAGAGGAGCTGTTTTAATCATTTCCGCTTTATTCATAGGGGGTGTTTTTTTTGGCTATTATTTTATAACACCGTTTTCGGTTGATTTTTTGGGTAGTTATTACGTTAGCAATCAGGTTTTGAATCAAATTAATTTAACTTCTTATATATCACTTGTTTCTTCGCTATCGTTGGTTACAGGGTTGGTTTTTGAATTGCCCATACTGGTTTTGTTTTTAACCAAAATAAAGATACTTTCACCTGCATTTCTAAAAAAATATAGAAGACATGCATTCATTGTAATTTTGATCATTGCCGCAATAATTAGCCCTCCTGATGTGCTTAGCATGACCATTATTGCGATACCCTTGTGGTTGCTTTTTGAGGTAAGTATTCTTCTTTCATCAAGGATTATTAAGGAAAAACCAATTGCAAGTTAA
- a CDS encoding carboxypeptidase-like regulatory domain-containing protein, producing MRSKIHRIQLLALILCLVIFSQQEAFAQLTKIRGKVIDADTKELLSFVSLAFKGTSIGTITDFKGEFFIETRGATDSLLVSYVGYNPKSVSIRKGQYQELSIELKATTFAIEGVTIIPGENPAHPILRKIIKNKWRNDPEKLESYSYESYNKIEIDLNNVDDQMKKRKIFKQFQFVFNYVDTNAITGKTFLPVFITEAISDYHYQRSPKIEKEVIKATKISGVNNESVSQFTGKIYQKINLYDNYINVFDQGLVSPIADGGLFYYKYYLIDSTFIEKKWCYQISFKPKRKMEPTFTGDFWVNDTTWAIVKAQVRLAENVNLNFVNDLVASAEYQLVNDTLWFPKQISLFVDFNLTDKTTGFFGRKTSSYNNVKIKEPIVDSIQAIQANVVVQDGALKQDEKYWDKTRPFNLTDKEAKIYEMVDSVKQVPMYKTFFDIINMFVNYYYVVGYFEIGPYYKTYSFNEIEGNRFRVSGRTSNKFSKKLMLSTFLAYGDKDNRFKYGLGALYMLSKKPRETLKFEYKSDIEQLGQSPYALTEDNIMTSVLRRNPNYKLTLVNEFSGNYQKEWFAGFSNTLSFSYKRIYPSDSIRFNLKIDNTPVTKIISTSLSLNTRWLKDEKYVTGEFDRVSLGSKYPEVNFDIIGAQKGLFGSDYSYLKLHFNYYHKFSINPFGYARVIVDAGKIFGTVPYPLLQLHEGNETYAFDRYAFNMMNYYEFASDQYTSLFLEHHFQGFFLNHIPLMRRLKWREVVSGKFLIGSINDKNKNVLVFPYGLQEVSKPYMEAGAGVENIFKVIRIDVMWRLTHLNNPNIEKFGIRAGLQIIF from the coding sequence ATGAGAAGCAAAATTCATCGAATACAATTATTAGCGTTAATACTTTGTTTAGTTATTTTTAGTCAACAAGAAGCCTTTGCTCAGCTAACTAAAATTAGGGGCAAAGTAATTGATGCGGATACAAAAGAGTTACTTTCGTTTGTTAGCCTTGCCTTTAAGGGCACATCCATTGGTACCATTACTGATTTCAAAGGTGAATTCTTTATTGAGACTCGTGGAGCTACAGATTCTTTATTGGTATCATATGTTGGATATAACCCAAAATCAGTAAGTATTAGAAAAGGTCAATATCAAGAATTAAGTATAGAACTTAAGGCAACAACATTTGCTATAGAGGGAGTAACAATTATTCCTGGTGAGAATCCAGCTCACCCGATTCTCAGAAAAATCATAAAAAATAAATGGAGGAACGATCCTGAAAAACTTGAATCGTATTCCTATGAAAGTTATAATAAAATTGAGATTGACTTGAATAATGTTGATGATCAAATGAAGAAAAGAAAAATATTCAAGCAGTTCCAATTTGTTTTTAACTATGTTGATACTAACGCTATAACAGGTAAAACTTTTCTCCCAGTATTTATTACAGAGGCAATCTCCGATTATCACTATCAACGATCTCCTAAGATTGAAAAAGAGGTAATTAAGGCCACTAAAATTTCTGGAGTTAATAATGAAAGTGTATCTCAGTTTACAGGTAAAATTTATCAAAAGATAAATTTATATGATAACTATATAAATGTATTCGATCAAGGTCTTGTAAGCCCTATTGCAGATGGCGGTTTATTTTATTACAAATACTATTTGATAGATAGTACATTTATTGAAAAAAAATGGTGCTACCAAATATCATTTAAACCAAAGCGTAAAATGGAACCAACCTTTACGGGAGATTTTTGGGTTAACGACACAACATGGGCAATAGTAAAAGCACAGGTAAGGTTGGCGGAAAATGTCAATTTGAATTTTGTAAACGATCTTGTTGCATCAGCGGAATATCAGCTTGTAAATGATACTCTTTGGTTTCCTAAGCAGATATCACTTTTTGTTGATTTTAATTTAACCGATAAAACAACAGGCTTTTTTGGAAGAAAAACGTCATCTTATAACAATGTTAAAATAAAAGAACCAATTGTAGATTCAATTCAGGCAATTCAAGCCAATGTGGTTGTTCAGGATGGAGCACTCAAACAGGATGAGAAATATTGGGATAAAACACGTCCATTTAATTTGACCGATAAAGAAGCCAAAATTTATGAGATGGTTGACTCTGTTAAGCAGGTTCCTATGTACAAAACATTCTTCGACATAATTAACATGTTTGTTAATTATTATTATGTAGTAGGATATTTCGAGATTGGACCATACTATAAGACTTATAGTTTTAACGAGATTGAAGGTAATCGCTTCAGGGTATCTGGTCGAACAAGCAATAAGTTTAGCAAAAAGTTGATGCTTTCTACATTTTTGGCTTATGGTGATAAGGACAATCGTTTCAAGTACGGTTTAGGAGCATTGTATATGTTGAGTAAAAAACCTAGGGAGACATTGAAATTTGAATATAAGAGTGATATTGAGCAACTTGGTCAAAGCCCATACGCCTTGACTGAAGATAATATTATGACTTCCGTACTTCGTCGGAATCCTAATTACAAACTTACTTTAGTGAATGAATTTTCTGGTAATTACCAAAAAGAGTGGTTTGCAGGATTTTCAAATACACTTAGCTTTAGCTATAAACGCATATACCCATCAGATTCAATAAGATTTAACTTGAAAATTGATAATACACCTGTTACAAAAATTATAAGTACAAGTTTATCTTTAAATACTCGGTGGCTTAAAGATGAAAAGTATGTTACAGGGGAATTTGACCGTGTAAGTTTAGGTAGTAAATATCCTGAAGTAAATTTTGATATTATTGGAGCACAAAAAGGATTGTTTGGAAGTGATTACAGCTATCTTAAATTACATTTTAACTATTACCATAAATTTTCAATAAATCCTTTTGGCTATGCTCGAGTAATTGTTGATGCTGGGAAAATATTCGGTACTGTTCCATATCCGTTACTTCAATTACACGAAGGGAACGAGACATATGCTTTCGATAGATACGCATTTAACATGATGAACTATTACGAATTTGCTTCGGATCAGTATACATCATTATTCCTAGAGCACCATTTTCAGGGATTTTTTTTAAATCACATACCATTAATGCGCAGATTAAAATGGCGCGAGGTTGTATCTGGTAAGTTTTTAATTGGATCTATTAATGATAAGAACAAGAACGTGCTTGTTTTCCCCTATGGTTTACAAGAGGTGTCTAAACCATATATGGAAGCTGGAGCAGGTGTTGAAAATATATTTAAGGTTATTCGAATTGATGTTATGTGGAGATTAACCCACTTAAATAATCCAAATATCGAAAAGTTTGGAATACGTGCAGGTTTGCAAATAATATTCTAA
- the lptB gene encoding LPS export ABC transporter ATP-binding protein, whose protein sequence is MRLYTNNLIKRYKARTVVKGASVEVNQGEIVGLLGPNGAGKTTTFYMIVGLVHPNSGSIFLDDLNITNEPVYRRAQRGIGYLAQEASVFRDLSVEDNIKSVLEMTTFPKDYQREKVESLITEFGLQKIRKSLGIQLSGGERRRTEIARALALDPKFILLDEPFAGVDPIAVEDIQNIVAHLKDRNIGILITDHNVHETLTITDRAYLLFEGDILKAGTSQELADDEQVRRLYLGKNFELRK, encoded by the coding sequence ATGAGGCTTTATACCAACAATCTTATTAAGCGTTACAAAGCAAGAACCGTTGTAAAAGGTGCATCCGTTGAGGTGAACCAGGGAGAGATAGTTGGTCTTCTTGGGCCAAATGGTGCTGGGAAAACCACAACTTTTTACATGATAGTTGGGTTGGTTCATCCCAATTCTGGAAGCATCTTTCTTGATGACCTAAATATAACCAATGAACCTGTATATAGAAGAGCACAACGAGGAATTGGCTATTTAGCTCAGGAAGCCTCAGTCTTCCGAGATTTAAGCGTTGAGGATAATATCAAATCAGTGCTTGAAATGACAACTTTTCCCAAGGACTATCAACGAGAAAAGGTTGAGTCGCTTATAACTGAGTTTGGCCTACAAAAAATACGGAAAAGTTTAGGAATTCAACTATCCGGAGGTGAACGCAGACGTACTGAAATAGCACGCGCGTTAGCATTAGATCCAAAGTTTATTTTACTTGATGAACCCTTTGCGGGTGTTGATCCAATAGCGGTTGAAGATATTCAGAATATAGTGGCTCATCTTAAAGATAGGAATATAGGGATTCTTATAACTGATCACAACGTTCATGAAACATTAACAATTACTGATAGAGCATACCTTCTTTTTGAGGGGGATATTCTCAAGGCTGGAACATCTCAGGAATTGGCAGATGATGAACAGGTTAGGAGATTATATTTGGGTAAAAACTTTGAACTTAGAAAATAA
- a CDS encoding sigma-70 family RNA polymerase sigma factor, giving the protein MEVFSNSQLYRGIIGQDLEALNYLYSSFFPKVLSMIRGYGGQEADVDDIFQEAIIIFYRKAKSKELDENTIVQPYLMVTCKQIWFKFYREKSKLKWDELPLEESGEEMLFMEYVNNRKRTLLYKHFKMLHAECKRVINAFYGGLSYEEIAEKFGFSSSQYAKRKKYICKEILIKSIKSDPMYNKIFEMDESEFL; this is encoded by the coding sequence GTGGAAGTTTTTAGTAATTCTCAATTATATAGGGGTATTATTGGACAAGATTTGGAGGCGTTGAACTACTTGTACTCCAGTTTTTTCCCAAAAGTTCTTTCAATGATCAGGGGTTATGGGGGTCAAGAGGCAGATGTTGATGATATTTTTCAAGAAGCTATTATAATTTTCTACCGTAAAGCTAAATCGAAGGAACTTGACGAGAATACTATTGTTCAACCTTACTTAATGGTTACCTGTAAACAGATATGGTTTAAATTTTACCGGGAAAAATCAAAATTAAAGTGGGATGAACTGCCTTTAGAGGAAAGTGGCGAGGAAATGTTGTTTATGGAGTACGTTAACAATAGAAAACGAACTTTGCTTTATAAACATTTTAAGATGCTCCATGCTGAATGCAAGAGAGTCATTAACGCTTTTTATGGTGGATTAAGTTATGAGGAAATTGCTGAAAAATTTGGCTTTTCTTCAAGCCAATATGCCAAACGAAAGAAGTATATTTGCAAAGAGATTCTAATAAAAAGTATTAAAAGCGATCCGATGTATAATAAAATATTTGAGATGGATGAATCGGAATTTTTATAG